The following proteins come from a genomic window of Miscanthus floridulus cultivar M001 chromosome 2, ASM1932011v1, whole genome shotgun sequence:
- the LOC136524586 gene encoding vacuolar-sorting protein BRO1-like, whose protein sequence is MSSAAGSSNVMLAIHEKKTTATDLYRPLRLYIASVYSEREAAAADDDLTVVRDLRAAVEQPSLPDPSSLEQRRDALLAYARALALVEPRFPISTDRAHVHSLTFTWHDTFKGNKKCALASVHLEKAAVLFNLGAVYSQIALAADRSTDVGIKTACGAFQSAAGAFAWLRESGVAAKAVAAGATTVDITPECAGMLEKLMLAQAQECFFEKVIGGGKPPALCSKVARQVGIFYEEAYAALSAPPLSQHFDKTWVSHVQLKAAQFYADACYRYSLDLHQKEEIAEEIARLKIGMSALADAKKAAKGVAAQLLDSVNKLESNMKTNLERAMKENDRVYLMRVPAAGSLGALPAASLVKPTSLAEVLDASKERLFSSLVPDGSMKALSKYTEMVDNIIRTQAEKLQQASEITRVRLKEMDLPDSILSLEGNITLPLDLKEDVEAVQISGGPAGLESELQQLRDLSRVNQELLVQTEELLQKEANEDAQFRTQFGSRWTRPQSSTLTKNIQDRLNLFASNLKRAADSDSLIEQGVKENYPLMSVLDKRPIESALPSISRPIMSLDGNEDAIVGALKQSLRQLESLGAQRAGLEDMLKEMKRKDDILPKLMAGVGSHDDLFKKEMAKYDPICADIADNIEAQEQLLLQIQAQNEQFAAVFNLEDYKAARERCYKQITAAVAKYREFKKNINEGLNFYVTLQEAIGKIKQQCSDFIMTRNIQCREMIEDVQRKVAGFSFSSSGHSMQRNASVPQSSPSPPPHAQAPYASPPGVDSRPGYSQPEPRPAYSQPYPPSYGAPAQQPPYGAPHPSQYHQPAHQAPPGHDYGQPAYPGWRGPYYNAHQSQQSAPYPQPPYNAPGAYPPHQSNYYRPQ, encoded by the exons ATGTCGTCGGCGGCGGGGTCCTCTAACGTGATGCTCGCCATCCATGAGAAGAAAACGACTGCTACTGATCTCTACCGCCCGCTGCGCCTCTACATCGCCTCCGTCTACTCGGAGCGCGAGGCCGCCGCGGCCGACGACGACCTTACCGTGGTGCGCGACCTCCGCGCCGCTGTCGAGCAGCCCTCCCTCCCGGACCCGTCCTCCCTGGAGCAGCGCCGCGACGCGCTCCTCGCCTACGCGCGGGCCCTGGCGCTCGTGGAGCCCCGCTTCCCCATCTCCACCGACCGCGCCCACGTCCACTCCCTCACCTTCACCTGGCACGATACCTTCAAGGGGAATAAGAAGTGCGCCCTCGCCTCCGTTCACCTCGAGAAGGCCGCCGTGCTCTTCAACCTCGGCGCCGTCTACTCCCAGATCGCGCTTGCCGCGGACCGCTCCACCGACGTCGGGATCAAGACCGCGTGCGGCGCCTTCCAGAGTGCGGCGGGGGCGTTCGCGTGGCTCAGGGAGAGCGGAGTCGCGGCCAAGGCTGTCGCTGCGGGGGCCACCACCGTGGACATCACGCCCGAGTGCGCCGGCATGCTGGAGAAACTCATGCTCGCGCAGGCGCAGGAGTGCTTCTTCGAGAAGGTCATAGGTGGAGGGAAGCCACCCGCGCTGTGCTCCAAGGTGGCGCGGCAG GTGGGCATATTCTATGAAGAAGCATACGCAGCTCTCAGTGCACCTCCTCTAAGTCAGCACTTTGATAAGACATGGGTGTCCCATGTCCAGCTGAAAGCTGCTCAATTCTACGCCGATGCTTGCTATAGGTATTCATTAGATCTTCATCAGAAAGAAGAAATTGCTGAGGAAATTGCACGTTTAAAGATTGGTATGAGTGCCTTGGCAGATGCTAAGAAGGCTGCGAAGGGAGTTGCTGCCCAGCTTCTGGATTCCGTCAACAAGCTCGAAAGTAACATGAAAACCAACTTGGAAAGGGCTATGAAGGAGAATGATCGTGTTTACCTGATGCGGGTTCCAGCTGCTGGTTCCTTGGGAGCCCTCCCTGCAGCGTCCCTTGTAAAGCCTACCTCTTTGGCTGAAGTTTTAGATGCCAGCAAGGAAAGGCTTTTTTCATCACTTGTGCCTGATGGCAGCATGAAAGCACTCTCTAAGTACACAGAGATGGTAGATAATATTATCCGGACCCAGGCAGAGAAATTGCAGCAAGCTAGTGAGATCACTAGAGTCAGGCTGAAGGAAATGGACTTACCAGATTCTATTCTTTCATTGGAAGGAAatataaccttgcccttggaTCTGAAGGAAGACGTAGAGGCTGTGCAGATAAGTGGTGGCCCTGCTGGCTTAGAATCTGAGTTGCAGCAGCTTAGGGATTTGAGCAGGGTCAATCAGGAACTACTTGTTCAGACTGAAGAACTTCTACAGAAGGAGGCGAATGAAGACGCACAATTTCGTACACAATTTGGGAGTCGTTGGACTAGACCTCAATCAAGCACCCTAACCAAGAATATTCAGGATAGATTGAATCTGTTTGCTTCTAATCTCAAGAGAGCTGCCGATAGTGATTCTCTGATTGAACAAGGCGTGAAGGAGAACTATCCATTGATGTCTGTCCTTGACAAAAGACCG ATAGAGTCTGCACTTCCAAGTATTTCCAGGCCTATCATGTCCTTGGATGGCAATGAAGATGCCATTGTTGGAGCCCTGAAACAAAGCTTG AGACAACTGGAGTCTCTTGGAGCACAAAGGGCTGGTCTCGAAGACATGCtcaaagaaatgaaaagaaag GATGATATATTGCCTAAGTTGATGGCTGGTGTGGGATCACATGATGATCTTTTCAAGAAGGAGATGGCTAAGTATGATCCTATCTGTGCTGATATTGCTGATAACATTGAGGCACAGGAACAATTATTGCTACAAATACAG GCACAAAACGAGCAATTTGCTGCTGTATTCAACCTAGAGGATTACAAAG CTGCTCGTGAGAGATGTTACAAGCAAATCACTGCTGCTGTTGCTAAATACCGGGAGTTTAAAAAGAACATTAACGAGGGCCTAAACTTTTATGTTACTTTACAG GAAGCAATAGGCAAAATAAAACAGCAGTGCAGTGACTTTATAATGACCCGAAACATTCAATGCCGTGAAATGATCGAAGATGTGCAGAGGAAGGTGGCGGGCTTCAGCTTCTCGTCCTCCGGCCACTCTATGCAGAGGAATGCTTCTGTACCTCAGAGCAGCCCATCACCACCGCCGCATGCTCAGGCTCCCTATGCCTCTCCACCTGGGGTAGACTCAAGGCCTGGATATTCTCAACCGGAGCCAAGACCTGCATACTCACAACCATACCCTCCATCCTATGGTGCGCCAGCGCAACAGCCTCCATACGGTGCACCACACCCCAGTCAGTACCATCAGCCAGCGCACCAGGCGCCTCCTGGTCATGACTATGGTCAGCCGGCCTATCCTGGATGGCGTGGGCCATATTACAATGCCCATCAGTCGCAGCAATCTGCGCCATATCCACAGCCACCGTACAATGCCCCTGGGGCTTACCCTCCGCACCAGAGCAACTATTACAGGCCTCAATAA